A single Cucumis melo cultivar AY chromosome 4, USDA_Cmelo_AY_1.0, whole genome shotgun sequence DNA region contains:
- the LOC103494914 gene encoding uncharacterized protein LOC103494914 isoform X1, with product MILAASIEDLPLPSLEKLAYLTKNMVQKLQPIKGGGGSIKVGATGTISSLMMRELESMRSASKKPVTSKNKSSSATTTTITVSSATSIPKRLGQSKSFVEVSDRRYNSVNNRSFGNSHNATKTGSRDVHRMPMLSSNDVYTDGNSYREKPERKGLRAVAIVDVKCNNPDRAWASRPLSSRLRKLGFSKLSETFA from the exons ATGATTCTGG CGGCAAGTATTGAAGATCTTCCTCTTCCTTCTTTGGAGAAACTTGCTTATCTGACAAAAAACATGGTTCAGAAATTGCAACCCATCAAAGGTGGTGGAGGATCCATTAAGGTTGGAGCCACCGGAACTATTAGCTCTCTAATGATGAGGGAATTAGAGTCAATGAGATCAGCCTCCAAGAAGCCGGTAACTTCGAAAAACAAATCTTCATctgctactactactactatcACTGTTTCTTCTGCTACTTCCATTCCTAAGAGACTAGGTCAAAGTAAATCGTTTGTAGAGGTAAGCGATAGAAGATATAATAGTGTTAATAACAGAAGCTTTGGGAACTCTCATAATGCTACTAAAACTGGTTCGAGGGATGTCCATCGAATGCCAATGCTTAGCTCTAATGATGTTTATACTGATGGAAATAGCTATAGAGAGAAACCAGAAAGGAAAGGACTTAGAGCAGTTGCAATTGTGGATGTAAAGTGCAATAACCCTGATAGAGCTTGGGCTAGCCGCCCTCTATCAAGTCGTCTCAGAAAACTCGGTTTTTCAAAGCTATCAGAAACCTTTGCTTGA
- the LOC103494914 gene encoding uncharacterized protein LOC103494914 isoform X2, which produces MVQKLQPIKGGGGSIKVGATGTISSLMMRELESMRSASKKPVTSKNKSSSATTTTITVSSATSIPKRLGQSKSFVEVSDRRYNSVNNRSFGNSHNATKTGSRDVHRMPMLSSNDVYTDGNSYREKPERKGLRAVAIVDVKCNNPDRAWASRPLSSRLRKLGFSKLSETFA; this is translated from the coding sequence ATGGTTCAGAAATTGCAACCCATCAAAGGTGGTGGAGGATCCATTAAGGTTGGAGCCACCGGAACTATTAGCTCTCTAATGATGAGGGAATTAGAGTCAATGAGATCAGCCTCCAAGAAGCCGGTAACTTCGAAAAACAAATCTTCATctgctactactactactatcACTGTTTCTTCTGCTACTTCCATTCCTAAGAGACTAGGTCAAAGTAAATCGTTTGTAGAGGTAAGCGATAGAAGATATAATAGTGTTAATAACAGAAGCTTTGGGAACTCTCATAATGCTACTAAAACTGGTTCGAGGGATGTCCATCGAATGCCAATGCTTAGCTCTAATGATGTTTATACTGATGGAAATAGCTATAGAGAGAAACCAGAAAGGAAAGGACTTAGAGCAGTTGCAATTGTGGATGTAAAGTGCAATAACCCTGATAGAGCTTGGGCTAGCCGCCCTCTATCAAGTCGTCTCAGAAAACTCGGTTTTTCAAAGCTATCAGAAACCTTTGCTTGA